The following are encoded in a window of Plasmodium sp. gorilla clade G2 genome assembly, contig: PADLG01_00_78, whole genome shotgun sequence genomic DNA:
- a CDS encoding stevor PIR protein, putative, which translates to MATLITTIVPHIYIDFIVYFQNNHYNISHIPYNTQRITTKSRVLAEIERSNNPHYHNDPELKGIIDKLNEEAIKKYQQTYDPYEQLQDVVEKNGTKTMSGHMAEPMSTIEKELLEIYEEMFGEKYGTILNPGINCNQNDKSCECPNDKKTCDKLFLSNKEHDKYLYNLKKGCVGAVHTCARSSIITRNFGISAAADTTGLVATNDIATLIAAIKTGATSAAFFSYGTAIVALIPVIIIVILLYIWLYRRRKTTWKHECKKHLCT; encoded by the exons ATGGCAACACTTATTACAACTATTGTTCCACACATTTATATTGATTTTATA gtatattttcaaaataacCATTATAATATTAGCCACATACCATATAACACACAAAGAATAACGACCAAATCAAGAGTGTTAGCAGAAATAGAGAGATCAAACAATCCTCATTATCATAATGACCCAGAACTCAAAGGAATAATTGACAAATTGAACGAAGAAGCGATCAAAAAATATCAACAAACTTATGATCCATATGAACAATTACAAGACGTGGTTGAAAAAAACGGAACAAAAACTATGAGTGGACATATGGCAGAACCTATGTCAACCATAGAGAAAGAATTATTGgaaatatatgaagaaatGTTTGGGGAAAAATATGGTACTATATTAAACCCTGGTATAAACTGCaatcaaaatgataaatcTTGTGAATGTCCAAATGATAAGAAAACATGTgacaaattatttttatcaaataaagaacatgataaatatttatataatttaaaaaaaggttGTGTTGGAGCTGTACATACATGTGCACGTTCGTCTATAATTACAAGGAATTTTGGTATCTCTGCAGCTGCTGATACTACAGGTCTTGTTGCTACTAACGATATTGCTACTTTAATAGCGGCCATTAAAACTGGTGCTACTAGTGCAGCCTTTTTTTCTTATGGTACGGCAATTGTTGCTCTAATTCCCGTAATTATTATAGtcatacttttatatatatggttatatagaagaagaaaaactACATGGAAACATGAATGCAAGAAACATTTATGTACCTAA